From a single Nicotiana tomentosiformis chromosome 2, ASM39032v3, whole genome shotgun sequence genomic region:
- the LOC117276036 gene encoding uncharacterized protein has product MGVQEILVLGDSDLLVHQIQGEWETRDLKLIPYRQCLHDLCQRFRSVEFRHIPRIHSEISDALATLASMLHHPDRTYVDPLHIQVRDQHAHCNVVMVRTIRRLASGVFLSGGILYKRTPDLGLLRCIDAKQASTIMAEVHFGVCGPHMSEYVLAKKILRIGYYWLTMERDCISFVRKCHQCQAHGDLIHSPPSELHTMSAPWPFVSWGMDFIGPIEPKESNGIGLFWWPLITLPSGSKL; this is encoded by the coding sequence ATGGGAGTTCAGGAAATATTAgttttgggagattcagatttgttggttcaccagattcagggagaatgggagacTCGGGATTTGAAACTCATACCGTATCGACAGTGTTtgcatgatctttgtcaacgattcaggtcagtagaattcaggcatattcccaggattcatAGTGAGATCTCCGATGCTTTGGCTACTCTAGCGTCAATGTTACACCATCCGGATAGGACTTACGTCGACCCTCTACATATCCAAGTCCGTGATCAGCATGCCCATTGCAATGTGGTTATGGTGAGAACTATTCGACGTCTGGCTAGTGGAgttttcttaagtgggggaatcTTGTACAAGAGGACTCCAGATCTAGGACTACTAAGGTGCATAGATGCTAAACAAGCTTCTACCATCATGGCCGAAGTGCATTTCGgagtttgcggaccgcatatgagTGAGTATGTCTTGGCAAAGAAGATACTTCGAAtaggttattattggctcaccatggaacgagattgcatcagctttgttcgcaaatgtcatcaatgccaggcgcacggtgatttgattcattccccaCCATCTGAGTTACACACAATGTCTGCACCTTGGCCCTTTGTTTCTTGGGGCATGGATTTCATTGGACCAATTGAGCCGAAAGAGTCAAACggcataggtttattctggtggccattgattactttaccaagtggatcaaagctgtaa
- the LOC104093213 gene encoding uncharacterized protein — MYRPKAIRVVEAANKNVKKILRKMVQEVVIPAEVEIPSLRIVAEVEIDDDEWVKTRLEQLSLIDEKRLAAVCHRQLYQKRMEIPYNKKVRPRKFEVGQLVLKCILPHQVEAKGKLAPNWQGSFIVTKALPNGAL, encoded by the exons ATGTATCGTCCTAAGGCAATCAGAGTtgttgaggctgctaacaagaacgtaaagaagatacttcgtaagatggtgcaag AGGTAGTTATACCTGCggaagttgagattccatccctTCGGATCGTTGCTGAAGttgaaattgatgatgatgagtgggtcaaaacccggctagagcagttgagtttgattgatgaaaaacgatTGGCAGCAGTATGTCATCGTCAATTGTATCAGAAAAGAATGGAAATACcatacaacaagaaggtgcgtccCCGAAAATTTGAAGTGGGCCAGCTAGTATTGAAATGCATCCTTCCACATCAGGttgaagctaaaggcaagttaGCCCCAAACTGGCAGGGGTCGTTCATTGTGACAAAGGCAttgcccaatggtgctttgtaA